The region TCGGCAGCGCGTGGTCGACCGTCCACTCGACCCGGTCGGAGACACCCGGCGCGGCCGGGTCGGACACCGTCGCGACCAGCCGGTGGGTGCCCGGCGTCAGCCTCAGCGCGCCGAGGTCGAGGGTCCGCCGGTTGTCCGGGTTCGGCACCGCCGTGCCGTCGAGCGACCAGGTCACGTCGAGGATCCGGTCGGTCGGGTGGTTCGTCTCCACGAACACGACCTCGTCACCGGCGACCGGCTGGGTGGCGATCGTCGCCGAGGTGATCTCGGCGGCGGGTGCCGACGGGGTGGCGGTCGTGTCGCCGACCACCCACTGGCGGGTCTGCACGAACCGGGGTCCGTTGTAGCCGGAGTCCGAGGCGGTGTTGTTGGTCGACGGGTTGCGTACCCAGTCGGTTCCCTCCGGGCCGACCGGGTCGCGTACCTCGACGTGCACGACCGTGCCGGCGGGCAGGTTCAGCGGACCGAGGTCGAGGCTGCGGTTGTTGTCCGTGTCCAGCACGGTGCCGTCCGGTCCGCCGACCCGCCAGGTGACCCGCAGTTCGTGGTAGCGCGGCTGCCCGGTCTCGACCCACAGCACCCCGTCGCGGGGTACGGTGCCGAGCGGCGTCTGCCGGAGGTTCATCTGCCCGGCGTTACGCATGCCGGTGATCCGGGCGACCATGTTCTCCCGGCCGATCTGGTCCAGGTCGAACCCGATCCACCGCATCATCGAGTGCTCGCTCGGGCGGCGCTGGCCGCACGGGTACGAGCCGCCGCCCTCGTGCAGCCCGATCGTGCCGCCGGACAGGCTCTCCTCGCCGAGCCAGCGGAACCACTTGTGCTGGTCGGCGGTCATCTTCTGTTCGTCGGTGTAGACCGTGTGGTGGAAGCTGCCCGGCTCGTTGCCGGTGTAGCAGTTGCGGACCACGTCACGGGAGCTGTACGGGTACTCGTCGGCCAGCGTGCCGAGCGAGTGACCCAGCTCGTGCAGCGAGATCAGCGGTCCCTGCGGCGAGCCGCCGGAGGTGGTCGCGTTCGTGCCGCCGATGCCGCCGTAGGTGAACGTGTTGAAGATGGCCAGCGACTGCACGTTCTGCGAGGTACGCGGGATGCCGAGCACCGGAGCCACGTACGTGTCCATGATCCGGTTGTACGCCTGGTTGCCGGTCTCGCAGGGGTTCACCCCCGGCGGATAGTAGGCGGCGAAGCTCTGGCAGTTCAGCGGCGCCCCGCCGTACACGGTGCCCCGCGACAGCGGGTCCCGACAACCGTCCTGGTAGATCATTCGCAGCGCGGTGTTCTTCGCGTCGATCGGTCCCTCGCGCTCGCCGGTGTCCCGGACCGTCCCGTCCGGGTTGCGGACCCGTCCGTCCGGATCGCAGCGGACGCCGTAGTCGATCGAGGCGAGTTCGACGGCGTAGACGTTGATGTAGTCGCGGTACGTCCGGAACGGCTCGGTGGCCCACATGACCGCGAGGTTGCGGTCGACGTCGGCGAAGAAGAGGCTCTGCTGGTCCGCCTGGTAGCCGTCACCCATGATGACCAGGTTGAGCCGCTCGGTGGTCGGGCCGGTGACCTGGATCGGATGGACCTTCGGTTCCGGCAGCGGGGCCGCCTCCTGCGCCAGCGACGCCGGGGCGGGACCGGCGACCAGCAGACCGGCCGCCAGACCCACCACCGCGAGAGTTGCTTTCCACCGTCTCACAAGCTTCACCTCACCTCTCAGGTGCCGGCACGACGTCCGGCACTCGACCGGGAACCGCACCGTCGCCTGATGGCCCGACCGCCGCCGCGATTCCCCGCCATCGATCCAAGGTCGACCGACGGTATCCGCCGGTCTCGATCGGCGGCACCGGACACCTGACGGAAGTTCGGCCGCCATGATCCGTCCAACGTCGCAACCGGTCGGCGACAACGCCGACGTGGACGAGCCCCGCGTCGGCGTGCGGGCGCGACTGGCGTGGGGTCGGGTCGGGCGCGACTTGCGTGGGGTCGGGTCGGAACGGACGATCCTGGTCGTGGGCCCTGGGCCCCGCCTCGCGACCGCGCCGCCGAGCGTCATCAGCCGATAGCATCGCTGCATGGCGCTTGAGATGCGTACGGTATGCGAACGCTGCGACGCACCGCTGCCGGCCGACGGGCCGGCGATGATTTGCAGCTATGAGTGCACCTTCTGCCCGGCGTGCAGT is a window of Micromonospora sp. NBC_01699 DNA encoding:
- a CDS encoding M64 family metallopeptidase, which produces MRRWKATLAVVGLAAGLLVAGPAPASLAQEAAPLPEPKVHPIQVTGPTTERLNLVIMGDGYQADQQSLFFADVDRNLAVMWATEPFRTYRDYINVYAVELASIDYGVRCDPDGRVRNPDGTVRDTGEREGPIDAKNTALRMIYQDGCRDPLSRGTVYGGAPLNCQSFAAYYPPGVNPCETGNQAYNRIMDTYVAPVLGIPRTSQNVQSLAIFNTFTYGGIGGTNATTSGGSPQGPLISLHELGHSLGTLADEYPYSSRDVVRNCYTGNEPGSFHHTVYTDEQKMTADQHKWFRWLGEESLSGGTIGLHEGGGSYPCGQRRPSEHSMMRWIGFDLDQIGRENMVARITGMRNAGQMNLRQTPLGTVPRDGVLWVETGQPRYHELRVTWRVGGPDGTVLDTDNNRSLDLGPLNLPAGTVVHVEVRDPVGPEGTDWVRNPSTNNTASDSGYNGPRFVQTRQWVVGDTTATPSAPAAEITSATIATQPVAGDEVVFVETNHPTDRILDVTWSLDGTAVPNPDNRRTLDLGALRLTPGTHRLVATVSDPAAPGVSDRVEWTVDHALPTAPRTLSAPLTTLPGAVEHPVYFDGWDMWLDPRDDQSGYDEKRYVVGQLRLDNDGWFNYFGFPEQPMPASPFQFRHSGTNVKALTYGNLGTGGLSRATFEQTLPDDHPSGGFVPGFGTHLVEHRAIDPAGNIGTAESYRATVLPGSSPTCTTTLTGRQSRVVVEQGVTCLTNAQVNGSVTVRAGASLVVRDSSINGTLVSAGAQAVQMFGSSLNGAAQITGTTRDLTVAGTTFNGALALSGNTQVSANERYSRLAGAYGPVLVGNRFNGSLSCSGNSAPVRDFGAPNRVNGSKSGDCARL
- a CDS encoding DUF1272 domain-containing protein, which produces MRTVCERCDAPLPADGPAMICSYECTFCPACSEQLGGICPNCAGEQVSRPRRTIRTA